From a single Brassica oleracea var. oleracea cultivar TO1000 chromosome C5, BOL, whole genome shotgun sequence genomic region:
- the LOC106294328 gene encoding probable starch synthase 4, chloroplastic/amyloplastic, with protein sequence MWFPPFDNKGPPMDNDHSSGDRVNHVKGAIIFSNIVTTVSPTYAQEVRTYEGGKGLHSTLNANSKKFIGILNGIDTDSWNPAPRTLSLRLSSTLRIYKGKKKTNTHLESSLDFLQQSQTAFGLGSKRRVARRSDETGA encoded by the exons ATGTGGTTTCCACCGTTTGATAATAAGGGGCCTCCAATGGACAATGATCACTCATCTGGAGATAGAGTCAATCATGTTAAG GGTGCTATCATTTTCTCAAACATTGTGACAACTGTGTCCCCCACTTACGCACAAGAAGTTCGAACATATGAG GGAGGAAAGGGACTCCATTCAACACTCAATGCAAACTCCAAGAAGTTCATTGGGATCCTTAACGGCATTGACACAGATTCGTGGAACCCCGCGCCACGGACCCTTTCCTTAAGGCTCAGTTCAACGCTAAGGATCTACAAGGGAAAGAAGAAAACAAATACGCACTTAGAAAGTAGCTTGGACTTTCTTCAGCAGAGCCAGACGGCCTTTGGTCTTGGTTCGAAAAGGCGTGTGGCGAGAAGAAGCGACGAGACTGGCGCTTAG
- the LOC106292783 gene encoding probable calcium-binding protein CML44: MDCSFISINDLQRMFHKLDKNQDGLVTLDELHWILERLGWSEHTPEELELFVGKQSLDLDEFLRFYDDAVSDRKETKNDSVVDNDDAIVGAFNVFDVNGDGYISSEELRTVLERLGFEEETKSWDCGRMIRAHDKNLDGVIDFEEFKNMMLHVQ, from the coding sequence ATGGATTGTTCATTCATAAGCATAAACGATCTCCAAAGAATGTTCCACAAGCTCGACAAGAACCAAGACGGTCTCGTGACCCTCGACGAGCTTCATTGGATACTAGAGAGACTCGGTTGGTCCGAACACACTCCCGAAGAACTCGAACTGTTCGTTGGAAAACAGAGTCTCGACTTAGACGAGTTCCTTCGGTTCTACGACGACGCCGTTTCAGATAGGAAGGAAACAAAGAACGATAGTGTTGTTGATAATGATGATGCGATTGTGGGGGCGTTTAATGTGTTTGACGTGAACGGAGATGGTTATATTTCGTCGGAGGAGCTTCGAACGGTGTTGGAACGGCTCGGATTCGAGGAGGAGACAAAGAGTTGGGATTGTGGGAGGATGATTCGAGCCCATGACAAGAATCTTGATGGTGTTATTGATTTTGAAGAGTTCAAGAACATGATGTTGCATGTCCAATGA
- the LOC106343638 gene encoding probable acyl-activating enzyme 9 codes for MELLLPHPSNSTPLTVLGFLDRAASVYGDCPSILHTTNTVHTWSETHNRCLRIASALTSSSLGINQGQVVSVVGPNVPSVYELQFAIPMSGSILNNINPRLNAHALSVLLRHSESKLVFVDHTSISLVLEAVSFLGQHDKPHLVLLNDDDDSSSASSAASDFLDTYEGIMERGDSRFKWIRPQTEWKPMVLNYTSGTTSSPKGVVLSHRAIFMLTVSSLLDWSFPNRPVYLWTLPMFHANGWGYTWGTAAVGATNVCTRRVDAPTIYDLIDKHKVTHMCAAPMVLNMLTNYTSRQPLKSPVQVMTAGAPPPAAIISRTETLGFNVGHGYGLTETGGPVISCAWKPEWDHLDPLERARLKSRQGVRTVGFAEVDVRDKRTGKSVKHDGVSVGEIVLKGGSVMLGYYKDPEGSAACMREDGWFYTGDVGVIHEDGYLEVKDRSKDVIICGGENISSAEVETVLYTNPVVKEAAVVAKPDKMWGETPCAFVSLKYGNNGDGSVTEREIRDFCKTKLPKYMVPRNVIFQEELPKTSTGKIQKFLLRQMAKSLP; via the exons ATGGAACTCTTACTTCCACACCCATCAAACTCAACTCCACTCACCGTCCTCGGCTTCTTAGACCGAGCCGCCTCCGTCTACGGCGACTGTCCATCCATCCTCCACACCACAAACACCGTCCACACTTGGTCCGAAACCCACAACCGTTGTCTCCGAATAGCCTCGGCTCTCACTTCCTCTTCCCTTGGCATTAACCAAGGCCAAGTCGTCTCTGTCGTAGGCCCCAACGTCCCGTCCGTCTATGAGCTTCAGTTCGCTATCCCAATGTCCGGATCCATCTTAAACAACATCAACCCTCGCTTAAACGCACATGCACTCTCTGTCCTCCTGCGTCACAGTGAGTCCAAGCTCGTTTTTGTCGACCACACCTCCATCTCTTTAGTCCTCGAAGCAGTCTCGTTCTTGGGACAACATGATAAACCTCACCTCGTCCTCCTCAACGATGATGACGATTCTTCCTCTGCTTCATCAGCTGCATCTGATTTTCTTGACACGTACGAAGGGATCATGGAAAGAGGAGATTCAAGATTCAAGTGGATCCGTCCACAAACTGAATGGAAACCGATGGTGCTCAACTACACTTCCGGAACGACGTCGTCTCCCAAAGGAGTGGTGCTTAGCCACAGAGCAATTTTCATGCTCACTGTTAGCTCCTTGCTTGACTGGTCCTTTCCAAACCGTCCGGTTTACCTCTGGACCTTACCGATGTTCCACGCTAACGGTTGGGGTTACACGTGGGGAACCGCTGCCGTCGGAGCCACTAACGTTTGCACACGGAGAGTTGACGCGCCAACTATATATGACTTGATCGATAAGCATAAAGTAACTCACATGTGTGCTGCACCGATGGTTCTCAACATGCTCACTAACTACACTTCCCGTCAACCGCTCAAGAGCCCGGTTCAG GTGATGACGGCTGGAGCTCCACCTCCCGCAGCCATCATCTCTCGAACAGAAACCCTCGGTTTCAACGTCGGTCATGGGTATGGTTTAACTGAGACAGGAGGCCCTGTTATCTCATGTGCTTGGAAGCCTGAGTGGGATCATCTTGATCCCTTGGAGCGAGCTAGACTGAAGTCAAGACAAGGAGTAAGAACCGTTGGATTTGCTGAAGTCGACGTTAGGGACAAGAGAACAGGTAAAAGCGTAAAGCACGACGGAGTTTCAGTAGGAGAGATTGTGTTAAAAGGAGGATCAGTTATGCTGGGTTACTACAAAGACCCTGAAGGAAGCGCGGCGTGTATGAGAGAGGACGGATGGTTCTATACAGGAGATGTGGGTGTTATACATGAAGACGGTTACTTGGAGGTTAAAGACAGGTCAAAGGATGTGATCATATGCGGAGGAGAGAACATAAGCAGCGCGGAGGTTGAGACTGTTCTGTACACTAATCCTGTGGTGAAGGAAGCTGCGGTGGTGGCTAAACCGGATAAGATGTGGGGAGAGACGCCGTGTGCTTTTGTGAGCTTGAAGTATGGTAATAACGGTGATGGGTCGGTGACTGAGAGGGAGATAAGGGACTTTTGTAAGACGAAGTTACCTAAGTATATGGTTCCAAGGAACGTGATTTTTCAGGAGGAGCTTCCTAAGACATCTACTGGTAAAATTCAGAAGTTTCTTCTCAGACAAATGGCTAAGTCTCTTCCTTGA
- the LOC106294480 gene encoding uncharacterized protein LOC106294480, with product MRNLKMRPVKKEPIVIDLDSDDDEDVLCGEMNDCMMDIDVSSESEEANPSNMQMTFSSAAGASDDDDCDNKIDDQYLKLFDSLMDDGNSYLIDNPLRCIRYEVDNGGYDKREFKDKHKSREDQNTGGRATKKNVVVSRTPNRVQASEKKTKEFVLKRRESPVNDKSVDATSHARRSSQHNVEAREKEIREAEMVPDQHYRSYLTSLVEKRKSSSSNPEKEVRVKCEEDVMSLSDSDSIEVGDRPFVDEEDSPFVPSKSYKVVDLEEESDDEGDQCNSWFRKEIMNVLKQPYSENEFKELEHEASLCRWLIKSKELLDGRDFTYTTNQKKPSYLDQYPEFKRMFEKALYGENRHRALNLLRGFIFYLTKVARHDAFKPWLDHECSKITCY from the exons ATGAGAAACCTGAAGATGAGGCCTGTGAAGAAGGAGCCTATTGTGATTGACTTAGACAGTGATGACGATGAAGATGTTCTTTGTGGTGAAATGAATGACTGTATGATGGATATTGATGTTTCATCAGAGTCTGAAGAAGCTAATCCCTCCAACATGCAAATGACCTTTTCTTCTGCCGCTGGTGCTAGTGATGATGATGATTGCGACAACAAAATTGATGATCAGTATCTGAAGTTGTTTGATAGTCTCATGGACGATGGAAACTCATATCTGATAGATAATCCACTGAGGTGTATCAGGTATGAAGTAGATAACGGAGGATACGACAAACGCGAGTTTAAAGATAAGCACAAGAGCAGAGAAGATCAGAACACTGGTGGTCGTGCCACCAAGAAGAATGTTGTTGTGTCAAGGACTCCTAATCGTGTCCAAGCAAGTGAAAAGAAGACAAAGGAGTTTGTGTTGAAGAGAAGAGAGAGTCCTGTGAATGATAAGAGTGTTGACGCAACAAGTCATGCGAGGAGAAGCTCGCAGCACAATGTTGAAGCTCGCGAGAAGGAGATTAGGGAAGCAGAGATGGTACCTGATCAGCATTACAGATCTTATCTGACATCGTTAGTGGAGAAGCGGAAGAGCTCAAGTAGTAATCCTGAGAAGGAGGTACGAGTGAAGTGTGAGGAAGATGTAATGTCACTGTCTGATTCCGACAGTATTGAGGTTGGTGATCGTCCGTTTGTTGATGAAGAAGATTCTCCGTTTGTGCCGTCAAAAAGTTATAAAGTGGTT GATTTGGAGGAAGAGAGCGATGATGAGGGTGACCAATGCAATTCTTGGTTTAGGAAGGAGATTATGAATGTTCTCAAACAACCATACAGTGAAAATGAGTTCAAAGAGCTTGAGCATGAAGCATCGCTGTGTAGATGGTTGATCAAATCCAAGGAACTGTTAGATGGAAGGGATTTTACTTACACAACGAATCAAAAGAAACCTTCATATCTTGATCAGTATCCAG AGTTCAAAAGGATGTTCGAGAAAGCTTTATATGGAGAGAATCGCCATAGAGCTCTGAACCTGTTGCGTGGCTTCATCTTTTATTTAACG AAAGTTGCTCGCCATGATGCATTCAAACCATGGCTCGACCATGAATGTTCGAAGATCACATGTTACTGA